Proteins encoded in a region of the Mucilaginibacter sabulilitoris genome:
- a CDS encoding RNA polymerase sigma factor — translation MEREDILKSAISGDINAFQILFAEFQNQLKSYLYRLLTDRNDVEDLTHDCFIKAFTNISTFGQDSSLKTWVFKIATNLAYDHLRKLKRWQADAQDRAADLAIGSEEIRQVFWMVHNTSPAGAYEMKEHIDYCFTCISKTLPIENQVALILKNMYDFQVKEISLILEKTEGVIKHLLNNARNTMTDIFEHRCALINQEGVCHQCSHINEIFNPKQNQQEELMKLELVKASKKYNREQLFTLRTLLAKAIDPLHAAGTDFHEEIMRCLRTAIGEKSDFFDQYPNKAK, via the coding sequence ATGGAAAGAGAAGACATCCTGAAATCAGCCATATCCGGCGATATCAATGCGTTCCAGATATTGTTTGCCGAATTTCAAAATCAGCTGAAATCTTACCTGTATCGCTTACTTACCGATCGGAATGATGTAGAAGATCTGACCCATGATTGCTTTATTAAGGCATTTACTAATATATCGACTTTTGGTCAGGACTCTTCATTAAAAACCTGGGTATTTAAGATAGCCACTAATCTCGCTTACGATCATTTACGGAAACTAAAAAGATGGCAGGCGGATGCTCAGGACCGGGCAGCAGATCTGGCTATAGGTTCGGAGGAGATCAGGCAGGTCTTTTGGATGGTTCACAATACCTCGCCTGCCGGGGCTTACGAAATGAAAGAGCATATCGACTACTGTTTCACCTGCATCTCAAAGACCTTACCCATAGAAAACCAGGTAGCGCTGATCTTAAAGAACATGTACGATTTTCAGGTAAAGGAAATTAGTTTGATTCTCGAAAAGACGGAAGGCGTGATAAAACACCTGTTGAATAATGCCAGGAATACTATGACCGATATTTTCGAGCATCGTTGTGCGCTAATCAATCAGGAAGGCGTCTGCCATCAATGCAGCCATATAAATGAAATTTTTAATCCCAAACAAAATCAGCAAGAAGAACTGATGAAACTGGAATTGGTAAAAGCTTCTAAAAAATATAACAGAGAGCAACTTTTTACCTTGCGAACATTATTGGCAAAGGCTATCGATCCTCTGCATGCTGCGGGTACCGACTTCCATGAGGAAATCATGAGGTGTCTCAGAACAGCAATTGGTGAAAAAAGTGATTTTTTTGACCAGTACCCCAATAAAGCAAAGTA